The DNA segment cttttgcttaaaaatgtattgaagactcttgtggtccgtgaatacatctacatggactccatacaaataatgaagccaaagttttaatgcaaaaaccaccgccgcaagctctaagtcataagttggatagttcttttcatgattcttaagttgccttgaagcatatgctataaccttaccatgttgcattaatacacacctaagaccgatccttgaagcatcgcaatacaccacaaacccctcggtaccctctggcagggtcaataccaGCACCGAattcaatcttgatttcaattcctggaatctcctttcacaagcatcggaccactggaacttaaccgccttctgcatcaatttagtcaatggagaggcaagagtggagaacccctccacgaacctcctataatacccggtcaaacccaagaaactgcgaatctctgttgaaGTAGTAagtctaggccaatccttcaccgctgcaatctgttgaggatcaaccttaattccttctccggagacgacatgacccaggaatgtaatagattcaagccaaaattcacatttcgataactttgcatacaattggtgttgatgaagattttgcagaactgccctgaggtgatCAGCGTGATCCTCTTGACTTCGAGAATacacaaggatgtcgtcaatgaatacaatcacaaaggagtcgaggaacggcttgaagactcgattaataagatccatgaaagctgccgaggaatttgttagcccgaaagacattactaaaaattcaaagtgcccataccggattctaaaagttgttttcagaatatcctgctctcttaccttcaattgatggtacccggaccgcaaatcaattttggagaagaacttaacaccttgtaattgatcaaacaaatcatctattctaggcaatgggtatttgttttttattatgaCTTTATTGAGTtaccggtaatcaatacacatccgcagcgatccatctttctttctgacaaagagaaccggtgcgctccaaggtgacacactcggtcggatgaaacctttctctagcaaatcccctAGCTactcctttagctcttttaattctgtcggcaccattctataaggtggaatggatatagacTGCATGCCCGGCATCACATAATTCCCAAAATCAATCTTCCTATCTAgaggaattccagggagctcatccgaaaatacatcggggaattcattcataattggtacagattcaagggtaggtACCTCAGCAGTGGTGTTCGTAACTCAGATCAAATGATAAGTACACCACTTcctgatcatcttcgtggccttaaagtaagaaataaacctaccttttggcataacattattccctTCCTACTCAATAGCTGGCTCATTATGAAACTCAAGCCTCGTGATTCTGGCTCGACAATCgagtttggaaaaacatgaataaagacaattcattcccattattacataaaaatcaagcatccctagttcaataagatcggccatggtatcccgagcacgcaccgtgacaacacaatccctataacgccgtgcggccataatagactcgccaaccggagtagatacaaagaacggatcatgaagctgttctggttctatcccgaagctcgtagcaacataaggagtaacataggacaaagaagatccgggatcaataagggcatacacatcatgagattgaacaatcaatatacctgtgacgacatctggGAAAGCCTCcgcactctgtcgaccactcaAAGAATAGAATCGACTGGGTCCTCCCAAActttgtgcaccacccctagctgcaccacgccctgtgggTGCTGGAGAGCCTCAAGTTGGAAGGGGTGCTCAAGATGTAGCAGatgtaggactggatgactgagttGTGCCCCTTCCGGTCACCCTGACGGGATGCATGACACTGCCTCTGAATATGACCTCTCATCCCGTATCCGTAACATACAggcatgtccaggtagcagactcccgaatgtatGATCCCACACTTAGGGAATGGGGCCCTCAGCTGCTGCTaaaatctccctcctgatcggccatGATGGTGGGACCCCTAACtgccctgaccgggcctaaagATACTCACATGTTGTTGATCGTGCCCTGATGGCAGGGCACTAGCTGAATACTGAGCATAAGACTGagatggccctgatgatcctccccgaaaagctgatctcccacctccgaatgaacccccaaggttgcccgctgatcgggccctactactactttctCGTTCCATCCCGAGCTTTAACTTCCGAGCCTCCGTAGCttgggcaaatgccaccatcttcccatagttcatgtcggaatttagagcagctgtggcagcctcattaataaccaaacgGCTAAGGCCCTGCATAAATCGATGCACCATAGTctccatagtcggcatcatatgagcagcatactttgacaggcgcacgaactccatgtgatattccaacacactcttactaccctgtttaagggtctcaaactccacaaCACGGGTTGCcatagtctcggcaggcaagaaatggtctatgaaggcatccgtAAACTCACTCCATcccgccggagggctcccctcctcatgggaatcctcccacatctcaaaccaggaatatgccacccctttcaaacgataggaggccaactctactccctctgtctccgtagcacgcataactcagagagtcttatgcatctcatcaatgaaatcctgatgGTCTGCCCCGGggtcagtacctgtgaacactgaagggtctaactgaaggaacctgtttaccctAGAACCGGAAGAATTTCCTTGCAAGCTAAAtgaggtgggtgcaacatttgacctttgAGCCTGGGAAGCTAAtaactgagtcagcatctgaatagctcctctAAGATCTCCATAAGAAATACTGGGACCGGGAGCtgaggctggaggtggaacaggtatatcggcgggagggattgtggcaccctccACTGGTGTAAGAATTGGGGTAGTCTGTTCTGGAGTAGACAAATCAGGCAGTGTGATAACAAGGGGATTATCCTCAGccgcattatcaagtaagggatcaacaaccactcctggggtggcattggatTCTTGGCAAATTCCtactctcttcttaggtgccatttactgaaagttagaacaatgcacgagttaggggaaaacaaccttacgttccgctctatcgcacgatatagaacaaaaatgaagggtatcattcttaaatgtccaagtatccccctaattatagatgtggttgacaacacaccgataagaagggctctactagaaacagctccgagacatcctaggacactttaaaaccataggctcagataccaagtttgtcatgcccaacctcggggagcgcgatcggcgcttaaccgagtgaacccggtcgagaaagcctattgaacctttcctacccgactcattcataatccaaaaagggaatgcgtcaccatttgtaaaacaggggagagatcagttatataaatatataaacgttgctagttcatttttccttatatacgtacattatgccatagttgagtttccaaaatacaactcgatccaacgaccagcccaacatatATACATGACCCATATAAacgtctacggaacctctaagggtacaaaagagcaacatgacaatgccggaaacaaggccccagctatacctcgaAATATGagaacttatacaaaagaaggactacatgaccccaggaagaaatggGACTCACCAAGACTATTGTAATGAGTGTGAGGGAGAGCACCACTATTTAGGATCAGCATTGTCTGCgatagaaccacctacatccattcaaagatgtagcgcccccggcaaaaagggtgttagtactgtcgaatagtactagtatgtaaggcaaacaccaatcttagtagaatgaacagtgaaacaaagagaaggcagtcataataatcaataagtacttcacagaaatacaaagaaacaccaagtaaggatcacataattttcaattcaatctttccatctttttaggttaataatctttagtgccaaagccacaactcataataccaccgtgtttttacacggagtccggtctcggcccgaccggctaagccatatcaagtgagacatatccatatccacattgtaaatcaatgattccaacacaaatgccaccatgtgtacaacatggcgtccgatctcggcccgatcggctaagccatctcacttgagacataacctctttcaattgttcactcaattcacatctctttcccatctttcgttacatggcacaaacaacctcatttattaagtagttcttggcacttgggaacattttacaattcaagtctttccctttgtattcgttcaaataacatcatcattcatgttgataagtaccatcacataaggcatttcacacataagggaaggagcttggaaaatcatgatTTCGttatcaaatagcatgatgacatggtaaccatctaaaacaattagggaacatgaatctttcaatccaacacactaaggcaaacaattctagtatgatcaagttggaacttacaacAATTACTCGGACACTAGGAGTTCTATTctaagaagaaaagagttagccatacatacctcagttgtgcttctttagactctacaattatccgtaacccttagcaacctcaatctatttttgcaatatacaaattgaacccaaaattaggaaaacgttcatagttctagtttactttttatttttcccacactctttatcacatgcatgcaagatgaatcactctcatacccatgaagtattaccctagtaccccattatagctatatttgaaattaagagttggggtGATGAAATCTTACCATTTTGGATGAAgattttggtgctctacttgagtatttccaagctttgagtgatggttgaagattaattgatgaaacttaggccctccctctagaaccctctctctctcacactagaaatatgataaatgagcttcaaaatggactaaaggggtgttttaacggaatgggggtcgggttttaaattaagaaaatgggtgccccgacacaggtctgcggtcgcatatgcgccCGCAGAATGGTTATGttgtccgcaaagtgaccgcaaaaATGGTCCTtaggggcctgaacttacggcccaggtatgcgacctgtatgcggtccgcatactcattttgcggtcgcataatgcaccgcaaaactccCTCCGTAAAaatcaagagggattatgcgatcgatatgcggtccgcatggtggttatgtggtcgcataatcgaACGCAAAGcagacctcaaattggccaacgtattgcttcactttgcggccattatgcagtcaacatagtgattatgcgaccgcagaaacgCGTCcttctgcgaaatattttcctctaagtctgtggggtacttttcaatccaaaaacccgaaaccccgagtttttgatTTAACGCAAGAATCTAtgttggcaccacgaaaccccgagttttttaTTTAAATCTATACGAGTCCTtacatccgaaaatttccagaatccggacacgtgggcccgtggtgaattttaggaattttaccattttggatagggtaatttattaatagatgaattttgaattagtgaacatatattaattattttatataacttttggatagtttcggattttttggcattgaatcgagaattttacgtgaCGCGATAatcagaaagtggactttgaggcgaggtaagtctcttgtctaatcttgtgaggagaaaattaccccataaggattaaattgaataattattgctaattgcgggggctacgtacgcacaaggtgacgagagtccgtgcatagctactattaatgctaaagtccgggtagtttaggactcaaagcatgaattacttgtgtaaattatattctttgtttaattaatattatttgatatatatatatatatatatattctttgattaattaatattaattgatatatatatatatatatatgaatatattgtgaattgttagataaagatattaaaggatggaaatctcatatgcttgattttctgtttaaatttgattgattgttaaaagaaattgttcttcctccataatttatcttataataaatatactcttgtTTTGGAGGTagataagaaaatgtcctcctttcttgtggagcgggccgaatgcctcggcaggatagatgcatctatggatcgcgccgcacatccctcggcagtgtacacaacactctggatcgggtcgtacgtcctcggtagaaatcgtacttaataataataatcacacgatactttaataatttatttcagcttgcgaagctaattgataattgaaaaatccttggaatttaatgaattattattcttgcttgttaaagaaataaattgttattcctgtaaatgatatttcattgataaattagaaattatttgaattgaaggaattcaattaatatattgagaattattccattttaaggaatttgattattttcgttgattaaataaattattttaaattatgtaaatcatgctgatttaaatatcctaattgtatttcaattattattattaaccatagtgagtgtcaaagtcggccatctcgtctctatcacttcgagattaggcttgatacttactaggtacacgttgtttacgtactcatactacacttgctgcactttttgtgcaggaactgaggcaagtactagtggatgacctatcatcttacaccaatgttatccaggggcatagtggtgagttgtttctctgatccgttctgcagatactagtgtctctctttgtattttttattctgtctatttttatttcagacagtatttaaggttttgtataatctactatatGCTCATACACACTATatgcccatacacttgtgacaccggatcttggcacacacattggtagaatttggattttattatttttcttggttttaaattttgttagccacagtgttgggcgccatcatgacctataggtgaaattgggtcgtgacatttgggtcgtgacaatcctaCGTGTTCATGAAGGTcctctcacgttcgcgtagaataAAGGGACCTGGGAGGGGTCAGTACCCAttacccctcgcgttcgcgaaggtgtagTCGTGTTCGCGATGCTCAGGCGGGCCAAGCCTTCGCGATCATGAAACAGTCGtcgttgtaatgacccaaccattcattttaacttttagaaccttgttccctaaaataaaactttatgtaggtgcttgtaatgatttatgacttgcggggatggttggttcgggatttggaagtgtttgaggtaaaaccggaacacttggttccttaagttggccttaaagtgctaagtttgacttcggtcaacattttgagaaaacgactccggaatagaattttgatgattccaacagctccgtatggtgattttggacttagaagcgtgatcggaattttatttggaagtccgtagtgaaattaggcttgaaatggctaaaataggaatttaaagtttgaaagtttgaccggggagttgactttttgataccggagtcggaatccagttccgaaaattttcatagctccattatgtaatttatgacttgtgtgtaaaatttgaggtcaatcggagttgatttgacaggttccgacatcgaatgtagaagttgaaaattctaagtttcattaagcttgaattggagcatgattcgtgattttagcgttgtttgatgtgatttgaagcttcaaataagtttgtatgatgttttaggacttgttggtgttttgggttgaggtcccgagggcttcgggtgagtttcagatggttaacggatcaaaagtaggacttagctgctgcaaaagctgctgcaatttttctgctggaaatgctgtcaaaatcgggctgcctgtcaaaaatcGAACCCCTGACAAAattgagctcccgagatcgaactcccgagaacgagctcccgagatcgaactctcgagaacgagctcccgagatcgagctcccgagatcgagctctcccaagaacgagctcccgagatcgagctctcccgagaacgagctcccgagaacgagctcccgagatcgagatCCCGAGATTgagctcccaagaacgagctcccgagaatgagctcccgagatcgagctccccagaacgagctcccgagatcgagctcccgagaacgagctcccgagatcgagctcccaagatcgaactcccaagatcgaactcccAAGATTgaactcccaagatcgaactcccaagatcgaactggacagatcgagctcccaagatcgaactgggtagatctgtaagttataaaaacagaggcattcaacccatttgccatttttgacaaacttgagcttgaacaaaagcgatttttgacagattttcagggaaagacatttgggataagtgattctaactcggatttgatcaatatacacgaatatatcattgttttcacaatttaattagtgttttgagattgaaatttggaaaagtttagaaatctcatagaaatgaaattttgagatttcggtatcgattcggagtcggatttgagtgaaactggtatggttgaactcgtaatcaaatgggttgtcggatttcataactttcaccggatttcaagatgtgggccccgcgggcaaatttttaattaatttcggatcttttctttaaaatatagtattttcttatagaattgattcttataatatttagtgattgtatcaaattattttggctagattcgagccagacggagttggttaatcgtggaaaaggccttatagtggattgaattggagcaagacgaggtaagtcacttgtctaatcttgtgagggggaaattacctcataggtgattaagattaaataattgttgctaattgtgggggctacgtatgcacgaggtgatgagagtccgtgcgtagctactattaatgctaaagtccgggtagtttaggactcaaagcatgtattacttgtgtaaattgtattctttgattaattaatattaattgatatatatgaatatatattgtgaattgtttgataaagatattaaaggatgaaaatctcataggcttgatttctatttaaatcaattaattgtcaaaaaaaattgttctcctcccaaatttatcttataataaacatattgtccttccggaggcacataagaaaatgtcctcctttcttgtggagcaggatagatgcatctatggatcgcgtcgcacgtccctcggcagtgtacacgacactctggatcgggttgtacgtcctcggtagaaatcgtgcttaataataataattacacgatactttaataatttattttagtttgagaagctaattaataaattggaaaattcttggaatttaatgaattattattcttgcttgtttatggaattaattgttactcctctAAATGAGActtaaattgataaattagaatttttctgaattgaaggaatttaattaatatattgagaattgttacatttgaaggaatttgattatctttgctgattaaacaaattattgtaaattctgtaaatcatgttgatttatgactcacccggataatacaatccatttatcaaatacctttggaatatcttccatggctcttcttttctctgaatatcagaattttctaaaagaaatatcatttattttttagacacgttctcatatgacttgatatcatcattgtcatcttttgtaatggaagcaaaagtatcactttgtTTAGCAAAAGTATCTTTTTacttttgagcagtcaaatatgcctgcaagtGTGCGTATAACagactatcttctggaatatcttccagatggacggatggtccaaTCGATGATTCATTTCtaagagatatcctctcattagTTAAACTCTTTCTTCCCAtctgtataactggggagtttgatgtggatccgtataacgatcctgaaggtgatgaTCTTCCTCtggactgtggggatgatcttccccatcCTCTACCTCTTCCTCTACCCcaggggggttccatcctgtaaatactcacgagataagaaatctggcaagGAATTATCAATTCCTTTTTtgtattgtatttcaaaatcaaaaggggctaattgagtctgccatcttgcaaatatcatctttgaggcatcatgtttaaagtctttatcaaacatatatttaacggattgtgcgtcagtttttatcaaaaaacttttgattgtataaattatcttgaaattttaaaacacacttaactatggttaacatttcatgcgccacagtagcgtattttctctgggcttcagaccatttaccagagtaaTATCTAATCAAATATTCATGCTTATTAATGGGATTTATCTATTTCAAAATCCCTCTGTAACCAATGTTAGACGCATCAGTCTCAATAATCgtttgccatgcaggattagcaagggtcaagcaaggtaaagatttaacacgttgcttaatattCTTTACCAAAgtagtatgactatcagtccaagggtaTTTATAATCctttttagcctatcatataagggggctaaatcacgcgacaaatctttataaaaaggcgatatataatttaaacttcccaaaaatctttgtaactgagttctatcagtaataacatcggtaaattttgaagcaaaatcgatcgatctttgaataggagtaatttttccttgacaaatataatgtcctaaaaaTCGAATATTAGTctggaataaactcattttttgttttgagataaccaaaccattttgtataacaattcttttaaaaatatctaaatgcttaatatgaaTTTCAAGTGTTttgaaaaataccaaaatgtcatcaatataaacaatgaCAAAGTCCAGATATAGGTTGAatatatcattcataattttttggaacTCAGAAGGGGCATTCTTTAAACctaaaggcataacattccattcatattgcccaaatggaacattaaaagcagttctataagtatgttgtttaaatatttgaatctgtcaatatccagattttaaatcaaactttgaaaatatattggcatcatataatctagacaataaatctcttttg comes from the Nicotiana tomentosiformis unplaced genomic scaffold, ASM39032v3 Un00302, whole genome shotgun sequence genome and includes:
- the LOC138903991 gene encoding uncharacterized protein; the encoded protein is MWEDSHEEGSPPAGWSEFTDAFIDHFLPAETMATRVVEFETLKQGSKSVLEYHMEFVRLSKYAAHMMPTMETMVHRFMQGLSRLVINEAATAALNSDMNYGKMVAFAQATEARKLKLGMERESSSRARSAGNLGGSFGGGRSAFRGGSSGPSQSYAQYSASALPSGHDQQHVSIFRPGQGS